A segment of the Streptomyces sp. NBC_01235 genome:
TCCCCCGCATCGCCCGGGACGCGGAGGCCGGCTCGCTGCTGGCCCGGGCCGGCGTCCACTCGTATCTCGCCGTGCCGTTGATCGCCCACGGCGAGGTCCTCGGCGCCCTCGACCTCAAGCGCACCCGCAACCCGCTGCCGTTCGACGAGGACGACGTCGTCCTCGCCGCCGAGCTGGCCGGCCGTGCGGCCGTGGCCATCGACAACGCCCGTTGGTTCCAGAGCGTGCGCAACACCGCCCTCACCCTCCAGCGCAGTCTGCTGCCCGACCACGCGCCCCATCACACCGGCCTGGACCTCGCCTCCCGCTACCAGCCCGCGCAGGCCACCAGCGAGGTCGGCGGCGACTGGTACGACGTCATCCCGCTGACCGACGACAAGACGGCACTGGTCGTCGGAGACGTCATGGGCAACGGCATCGACGCCGCCGCCACCATGGGCCGGCTGCGCACCGCCACCTGCGCCTACGCGGACCTGGACCTCGACCCCGGGGCCGTGCTCCAGCACCTGGACAAGATCACCTGCGATCTGGAGCACTACATCGTCACCTGCCTGTACGCCGTGTACGACCCCCGGACCAGACAGTGCCGCATGGCCAACGCTGGACACATGCCGCCCGCGCTGGCCGGCCCGGGCCATGCCCCCCGGCTTCTCGAACTGCCCTCGGGCGCCCCCCTCGGCGTCGGCGGCGTCCCCTTCGAGACCACGACGACCGACCTCGTCCCCCGCGACCTGCTGGTCCTCTACACGGACGGCCTCGTCGAGACCCGGCACCACTCCATCGACGACCGCCTGGACGTCCTCCTCAACTTCCTCGACGAACCCGAACGGCCCCTTGAGGAGATCTGCGACCTCCTGCTGTACGGCCTGCGCCACCCCGACGACCACGACGACGTCGCCCTGCTCGTCGCCCGGGCCCTGTAGGCGGACGTCCTCACCCCTGGCGGGTGACCCTCGTACGTCCGAGGTTCACGGGGCAGCGGTGGGGACATTTGTTGCTCCCAGGCCAACAGCTCCACGGGCACACGAGGACCGGGGGATCCTGATGCACGCGTCGGTATGAGAAGGACTCGCGGTCGTACGAGAAGGCTTCGCGGTCGTCCTGAGGTGGTGTCTCCTGGCGGCGGTCCTGCTCGGCGCCTCCGCGACTCCGGCTCGCGCGTCCGGGCCGCCACCGGCCGCGCCCGGGGGCGCACCGGCCGCGGTGAGGGAGGTGGAGGTGCCGCCCGGGGTGAGCGCGGGGGTCGCGGTCTTCGACCGGCGGACCGGAGCCTTCACCGAACAGCTCAACCCGCGGACGCGGTTCCGGTCCGCGTCGGTCGTCAAACTGCTCATCGCTGTCGACCACGCGTGGAACCGGGGCCCCGACTACGGCCTGCCCGCGGACGACCGTGCCCGGTTCGACACGATGCTGCGGTCCAGCGACGACGCGAGTGCCTCGTACTACTGGTCGCAGAACGGCGGCAGCGCGATCGTCGACCGGATGGTCGCCCGTCTCGGCCTCGCCGACACGGCGGGGCCGCCGGCGGGCTACCCGGGGTTCTGGGGCTACACGGCGCTGTCGGCGGCCGACACCGTACGGGTCTACCGCTACGTCCTGGACAGCGCCCCCGAGCCGCTCCGCACGCTCGTCATGGGCGAGCTGCGGCAGTCCACTCGGTGCGGCACGGACGGATTCGACCAGCGCTTCGGCATCCCAGCCTCGTTCGAGCGGCCGTGGGCGGTGAAGCAGGGCTGGTCGGGCTTCGGCGACTTTGGCACCTGCTCCGAGACGGACGCCGTGACCGAGGCGGTCACCCCGGTCACCTTCAACCAGGTCGGTTCGCCTCCCTCCCTGTGACGTCGGCCGTGACCAGGCCGGCGATGTGCGCGGTGACCGTGTCGAGGATGTCGGTCCAGGCGGCCGCGTCGCCGAGCACGAGGTAGTTGAGGGTCAGACCGTCGGTCATGGCGGCCAGGTAGCGGGCCAGTACGGGGACGGGGACGCCGAGCCGGAGGTCCATGCTGCGGCACAGTTCCTCGATGAGTTCGGCGTACGCCTCCTCGTACGACTCGTACTGGCGGCGCGCCAGATGCTCGAACCCGGGCTGGCGCAGGGCGTACTGGGTGAGTTCGTAGGTCAGCATGTGTTCGTCGGGGTGGGCCCGGACATGGTCCCAGTACGCCTGGAAGCCCGCCCCGACCGTTTCCTCCAGGGTGCTCCTGGGCCGGATCGCCTCCTTCACGACACTCACCGAGTGGCCGGTGAGTGTCGTGATGACGGACTCGACGAGGGCCTGCTTGGACTCGAAGCAGTAGTGGAAGACGCTCAGGGACACACCGGCCTCGGCGGCGATGGACCGGGTGGTCGTCTTCGGGACGCCGTCCCGGGCCATCGCTCTGATCGCCGCTTCCGTCAACTGCCGGCGCCGCTGCGCCGACGGCATGCGTGCCATCCGTGTCCCCCGTGCCTCGTGTGCCGGCTAGGCGCTGTGAACGCCCACTTCGTACAGCGAGTATCCCCAGTCGGTGCCCCGGTCCAGGCCGTGGACCCGGACGTAGCGGGCCGGGGTGCCGGTGAACACGGCCGTGTCCAGGCCGCCGTCACCCGAGGTGGTGGACCAGGCGGTCTGCCAGCTCGTACCGTCCGTGGAGAGTTCGACGCGGTACGACTTCCCGTAGGCACGCTCCCAGTCGAGGGTGACGCGGGAGACCAGGTTGGTGGAGCCCAGGTCGACCTGCCACCACTGGTCGTCGCTCCAGTCGCTCGCCCAGCGGGTGTCGTCGTCGCCGTCCACGGCCCGGCCGGGCTGGTAGCTGGTGAACGGGTTGGACTCGGAGGAACTGGCCGTGGCCGTCCGCCCCTTGGCCAGATCGACCGAGGCCTGGTGCTGCTCGGTCGTGCCCCAGGTGTCGAGGTAGGACTCGGCGCCCCGGAAGAGGTCGTTCACCACGTCCTGGCCGCCGACGAGCCGGATGTCCTCGATCCAGTCGGGGATCAGGCCGACGTTGGCGCCTCCGTCGGTGTTGAAGTCGAAGGTGCGCGAGCCGACGGTCTGCTTGTCGATGACGGAACCGCCGTCGACGCTCTTGAAGGGGTACGTCACCTTGTTGGCGGCGTCGGCTCCGCGCGGGGCGGGGTGGTCGCCGATGCCGTTGAAGTCGGTGCCGAACCCGTAGCCGACGTCGTACTTGCCGCGCAGGGCGTCCGTGCGCTTCGCCTCGGCGGCGAACGCCTCCGAGCCGTGCATGTACTGGGCGACGAAACCGCCGAGCGAGTAGACCCGCTCGGTCCAGTTGAGGTCCATCCAGCTGTGCGAGGAGAGCACGCCCGGGTAGGACGCGGCCTCGAAGATGTCGAGCGCCTGGCCGGTGGCCTTGACGCTCATGTGGTCGATCTCCAGCATCATCTTGCGTTTCATCATGCCGCGCACCGCGTACTCACCGAGCGCGGTGAGCCCGCGGGTGTTGCACTGCGCGTCGGCGTCGTACGAGGGGACCTCCGTGCCCGCCGGCAGGTCCGACTCCGCCTTGGAGGCGGCGGTGCCGATGGGGTTGTCGTGCTGCGGACCGGTGCACTTCTCCGTCTGCCAGAAGGTGCCGGTCGACAGGAACTGCCCGACGTTGATGGCCGTTCCGAGGCCGCCCTCGTCGAAGCGGACGCCGCACAGCGCGTTGTCGAACTTGTGGCACAGGAACATGCTGCGCACGCCCAGCGCGTACAGCTCGTCGAGTCCCTTGTCGATGTCGGACTTGCCGCACTGCGCGATGTCCAGGATCTGCTTGCAGCCGAACGGCTCGGAGGTCTCGACGCCGAGGACGACCGCGAGCTTGCCCTGCTTGATGACCTCACGGGCCTGTGCGCTGTCGAGGACGATCCGGAACCAGCCCTTGCCGGTGCCGCCGTACATCTTGTCGATGTAGGCCTGGAGGTCGTACGTCAGCTTCGCCTGGAGGCGGATCGACGTCATCTCGTCACAACTGCGGTCCTTGAACGGGTAGATCGAGCAGATCATGCCGTTGGTGACGAGGTCGTTGACGAGCACCCGCTGCCCGCCCCGCCAGGCCCGCTCCACCCACGCGTAGTAGTTGGCCTGGTGGGTCATCGAGTCGTAGGCCGGCCAGTCCTTGAAGGTCGGCCAGCCGATCGGGTCGTGCTTCCCGTCGCCGCCGTGGGTGATGTAGTCGAAGAGGGCGAGCGTGCCGTCGGGGTAGTGCTCGGGACAGTCCTTGAGCGCGTCGGCTACGCCGGCCTCGGAGAACACCTTGCCGCAGATCAGCCGCCCGCCGAAGGCCTCGTTGGAGAACAGGTGGTTGTGCGCGTCGACGAACCCGCGCACCTCCCCGGCGGAGTCGGTGCCGGTGAACGGCTCGCCCGTGACGTCGATCTGCGAGTCGGGGGCCGGCCTGGCCGTCGGTGTCCACCACTGCGCACCGGCCGCCGAACTCGGCGTGGGGCCGAGGATCGTGGCGAGCACGAGCAGGAGCAGCGAGACGACGGTGAGGTCTCGGCGTCTGCGGTACGGGCGTCCGGTCATGGTCACAGCCCACGTCCCTCGGTCGGCGGGAAGGCGCGGTCGACGAGGGCGCTTTGACTGCCCGTGGGATTGTCATGACCGACGCAAGATGGTGGGACGAGGATCGCGACAGACTCCGTTCCGAGTCAATAGTCCGGGACGCTTGACCTGATAAGCACGGGCGCCCGGCGTAAACCACCCGAGCCCGTCTGCCGGTTGCACGCTGACAGTCGATGCGCCTACACGTTCAGGTGAGGATCCGTCGGAGCGGCCCGCGACCCCCGATCCGGCCCGTATCCAGAGCACATGGACACTTCGCGTGCATCTGTAACCCCCGCGTCCGCAGACCCCGCTCCCGCAGACCCCGCATCCCCCGCCCCCGGCCCGCTCTCCCGTCGGCGGTTCGCCGCGGCCACGGCCACGACCGCCGCCGCGCTCACGGTCGCCGCCCCGGCCACGGCCCTCCCCCAACGGCCCACGCGCCCGCCCAAGTCGACCTCCGACTGGGCGACCTGCCTGGCTGTCGCACGTGCGCTGCTGGTGGTCGACGAGGACGATCGGCCGCTCGTGCCGGGATACCAGAAGGTCCTCGCCGGCGGCCTGCCACGGGCGAAGACGAAGACCGCGAAGAAGGTGCTGGTGGTCGGCGCCGGGCCCGCCGGACTGGTGGCCGCCTGGCTGCTGAAGCGGGCCGGGCACCACGTCACCCTCGTGGAGGCCAACGGCAACCGGGTCGGCGGCCGCATCAAGACCTTCCGCACCGGCGGGCACGAGCACGCGGCGCAGGCGTTCGCCGACGCGCGCCAGTACGCGGAGGCCGGCGCCATGCGGATCCCCGGCAGCCACCCGCTGGTGATGGGCCTCATCGACCGACTCGGCGTCAAGCGCCGCCGGTTCCACCTCGTGGACGTCGACGCCCAGGGCAAGCCCGTCAACAACGCCTGGCTGCACGTCAACGGCGTCCGGGTGCGCCGCTCCGAGTACGCGAGGTCGCCGCGCAAGGTCAACCGGTCCTTCGGCGTGCCCCGTAAGTACTGGGACACCCCGTCCGGGACCATCCTGCGCGAGGCCCTGGATCCCGTACGCAACGAGTTCAGCACCCTCGGCTCCGACGGCAAGCGGGTCGACAAGCCGCTGCCGGAGCGGGTGCGGGGGTGGGCGCGGGTGGTGCAGCGGTTCGGGGACTGGTCGATGTACCGGTTCCTGACGGAGGAGGCGGGCCTCGACGAGCGGACCATCGACCTGGTCGGCACGCTGGAGAACCTCACCTCCCGGCTGCCGTTGTCGTTCATCCACAGCTTCATCAGCGCATCGCTGATCAGCCCGGACACCGAGTTCTGGGAGCTGGTCGGCGGTACGGCCACACTCCCGGACGCGCTGCTGAAGGAGGTCGCCGACGTGCTGCGGCTCGACCGGCGCGCGACGCACATCGAGTACTGGGCGCCGGACCGGCATGGCAACGACAACACCTCCCACGTCCGTGCCGACGGACCGCACGTGTGGATCGACACCGTCTCCGAGGGGCGCGGCGGCACGGTGGTGCGCGAGGAGTTCACCGCCGACCTCGCGATCGTCACGGTGCCGTTCTCGGGACTGCGGCAGGTGCAGGTCAGCCCGTTGATGTCGTACAAGAAGCGGCGCGCCGTCGCGGAGCTGCACTACGACAGCGCGACCAAGGTGCTGCTGGAGTTCTCCCGGCGGTGGTGGGAGTTCACCGAGGCGGACTGGAAGCGTGAACTGAACGCCGTACGGCCCGGGTTGTACGAGGACTACCGGTCGGGGAAGGCGCCGGCCGACGGGAGCCTGCTGGGCGTGCACCCGTCGGTGCCGTCCGGTCACATCACGCCCGGGCAGCGCGTGCACTACGCGGCCAACCGGTGGGCCACCCGTGACCAGCCGGAGGCTGCGCACATCGTCGGCGGGGGCTCGGTCTCCGACAACTCCAACCGGTTCATGATCAACCCGTCCCATCCGGTCGACGGCAGCGAGGGCGGTGTCGTCCTCGCCTCCTACAGCTGGGCCGACGACGCCTCCCGCTGGGACTCCCTGGACGACGACGCGCGCTACCCGCACGCCCTGCGCGGACTCCAGCAGGTCTACGGCCAGCGCGTCGAGGTGTTCTACACGGGTGCGGGCCGCACCCAGAGCTGGCTGCGCGATCCCTACGCCTACGGGGAGGCGTCCGTCCTGCTCCCCGGCCAGCACACGGAGCTGTTGACCGCCATCCGCACTGCCGAGGGCCCGCTGCACTTCGCGGGCGACCACACCTCGGTCAAGCCGTCGTGGATCGAGGGCGCGCTGGAGTCGGGGGTGCGGGCCGCGCTGGAGGCGCACCTGGCCTGAGGAACCCGGAGGGTTCTGGGAACACGAAGATTTTGAACGCGTTCAAATCAGGAGTGGGGTCCCCTTCGGACACGGAGGGGGCCTTACTGATGAAGATCGCGCTGCCCGGCGGGACCGGGCAAGTGGGGACCGTCCTGCGTCGCGCGCGGGCTCCAGTTCGGCGGCTCGGAGGAAGTCGGCGACCTTGCCCGGCATGTCGAGGGCGACCGCCGGTTCCGGGGCCGGGGCGCCCGGATCGACGGCCGTGTACTCGGGCAGGAGGTCCGCGACGGCGGTACGGATGGCGCCGCGGCTGACGTCATGGCCGCGGGCGCGGGCGGCGACGGAGCGGCCTTCCAGGTACGCGGTGCGCACGCCGTCGGCGTTCGTGGCCGGGACGGCGGGGCGGCGTCCGCCCTTGTTGCCCTTCACCTCGGCGGCCCGCAGCCCGTCGTAGGCCAGTTCGCGCCGGAGGTCGCGCTGGAGTTCGCCGGCGGCGGCGAGGGTCTGCACCATGAATTTCACGGTGGACAGCAGCTCGCCGGTATGCGGATGACGGGCGGTGAGGTCCATCGCGGAGAACGCGCCATCGTGGATGCGCAGGGCGAGGCGGTCGCGGTGCAGGACGTCGAGCACGTCGAGGATGTGCCCGGTGCCGCGCACCAGGCGGAACATCTCGGAGATGTGCACAGCGTCGCCCGGCCGCGCGTACGCGAGCAGCTCGCCGGACTTCGGCCGCTCCAGCGGGTGAAGGCGGCTGGAGGTCCCGGCCTGCTCCTCGAAGACAACCGGGGCCTCGATCCCGGCCTCGTCCAGCACCAGGTTCTGGCGGTCGGTCGACTGCTGGTCGGTCGACACCCGCTTGTACACCAGGTTGGCCATGCCGCTCCCCGTTGTGGTGGTCGCATTCGCCCCTAGCTGTCAGCAAACCCTGTCATCAGCCGTCATCGGATCCGATTGGATCGGCGCCGCCGGGCCCCGGAAAGCCCGGGTTCATTGGACGCCCGCCGCGCCTGTCGTCATTCGTTCCTTTGACGACATCAAAGACGCGGCGGCCGAAGATCGGCGGATCCAGGTTGGGCGGGTCCGACTCGGATGGTCCGGGCACGGACGGGCCTGCCGCCGGGCGTCGCGGCGGCGAACGGGGTGAGAGTTCACCGATCCGTTCTCTGGGTCGGCCGCGACCGACGGCGGCGTGGTGCTGCGGTCCTGAGATGGGGCCGTCGGCACGGTTCGGGCAGTGGTGGACCGGTCGAGGGCTTGACCCATTCCGTGCTCGTCTCTTCGGTCGGGTCGCCAGACGAAGCGAGAAGATGCTCCCTGGCAGTGAGCTCGATGGCGCCGGTCGCCTCGCCGGATCTTCCCCCTTTTCCCGAGCACGGCAAAACATCGCCGGCATCCAAGGGCGGGCTCGCCCATAAGGCAGGCGGGCATCGGGAGCGCAATTAGCGATATACGGAACAGCGGAATGCGTGATACGCCATACGGTCAGCCGTCATGGATTCATTCGCAGGGCCATAGCTTCACCAAGTAAGTCAAGACTTATCTTTAGGGAACTTTGACCGTATGGTGTGGCTCGAATCGAAGGAGCCCCCTGTTGTCGAAAATGAATGATCCCGCTGTGCGTGCGGTTGAATCGGAGCGGGATTATGTGTCCTCCTTGTACGAGTTGCTCACCGAGCGGCTTTCCGAGGCGCGAGTACACCGAGCGAGTGTGCTGAAGGCCCCGGCGGAAAGCGCCGGTGAGGCATACGAGAGAGAAATCGCCGCCGAGCGTCTGGCCAAGGAAATCGGCCGGCTGGAGGGCGCCGAAAAGGGGCTGGCCTTCGGGCGCATCGACTGGACGGATGGCACGGTCCTGCGCATCGGGCGGATCGGACTGCATACGGAGGAGGACGACCTGCCTCTGCTCGTGGACTGGCGTGCGAACGCGGCGCGGCCCTTCTACGAGGCGACACCGGTCCACCCGATGGACCTGCGGCGGCGCCGGCACCTGCGCCTCGATGAGCGCACGGTCATCTCGGTGAGCGACGAACTGCTGGACGGGACCGCCCCGACCGACGAGGACGTCGTGGGGGACGGCCCGTTGACCGAGGCTCTGTCGGCACGGCGCACGGGCAGGATGCACGCGGCCGTCGCGACGCTGCAGGCCGAGCAGGACGAGATCGTCCGCTCCGCCCACCGCGGGGTGACCGTGGTGCAGGGCGGGCCCGGCACCGGCAAGACGGTGGTCGCCCTGCACCGGGCGGCCTATGTCCTGTACGCGTTCCCGCGCGCCGCGGAGGAGGGTGTCCTGGTGGTGGGCCCGAACGCCCGGTTCCTCGACTACATCTCCCAGGTCCTTCCCTCGCTCGGAGAGAACGACGTCGTTCTGGCGACCTGCCGGGAACTGGCCGGAGTGTCCACGGACACGGTGGACCCGTTCGATACGGCGCGTCTCAAGGGCAGCTCCGACCTCGCCGACGCCTTGGCCGGCCTGCTGCGCGTCCACCAAGCCCCCGCCGGTGACTTCACCGTGCGGGTCGGACAGGAACTGGTTCACCTGTCCGGCGAGGAAGTCGCCACGGCACGCGACGCCGCCGTGGCAGCCGCACCGGGGCACAACCCCGCGCGAAAGGTGTTCAGGGAGCTCTTGGTCGACGCCGTCACCGACGCGATGCAACGAGACATGGGCGACCTCCTGGAGCAGATCGACGCCGATGCCGAAAGGATGACGGGCATCAACCTCGACCGGTTCACGGGAGTCGCCCAGCGCCGTGCCGAAGGTGCGGCCGACTCGGGTCCGGTCCACGAGCTGGACCTGGACGCCATCCGAGCCGATCTCCTCGACGACGCCGGCGTCGACCGAGCGGTCGACGTGTTGTGGCCGCGGCTGGTACCCGGTGACCTCGTGAAGGCGCTCCTGACGAACGCCGGCGCTCTCGCCGAGCGCCTGCCCCGCCTGACCGCGCAGGAGCGGTCCCTTCTGCTGCGCGGTCCGGACGACCCGTGGACCGATGCCGATGTGCCGTTGCTGGACGAGGCGGCGAGCCTGGTCGACGGCCCTCCCGAGCGGACGTACGGGCACGTCGTCGTCGACGAGGCGCAGGAACTGACCGCCATGCAGTGGCGGATGATCGTCCGCCGCTGCCCGGCAAGGGCGATGACGCTGGTGGGTGACTTCGCCCAGGCAGGCCCGGTCGCGACAGCACGCGACTGGAAGGAAGCACTGAGCCCCCACGTCGGACCGCGTTTCAAACTGCACAACCTGACCGTCAGCTACCGCACCACGCAGGAGATCCTGGAGAGCGTCCGGGACCTGCTCACGCGGATCGCTCCGGACCAGAAGCCCACACGGTCACTGCGAAGCGGTGAGAGCCCTCGCACCGTGACCACACCTCCGGACGGGTTGGTCACCGCCGTCGTTCAGGAACTCCGCGCCCAGAGCACCGCGCACCCGGGCGAGCTTCTGGGAGTGATCTGCGCGGACACCAAGGTGAGCGAGCTGACGGCCCAGGGCATCGCTCACCACGCACGCATCGTGCCGGCGTCCGAAGCGCGCGGCCTGGAATTCGACGGGGTCGTCGTCATGAACCCCGAGGAAATCGTCACGGCCCGCCGCGGTGGGGAAAGGGACTTGTACGTAGCCCTGACCCGGGCCACCAAGCGCCTGTGCACAATCACCGTCCAGCCCGCCTGACGACTCGGCGCCCGCGTCGTCGCCGCGGGCGCACCCGGCGCGGTACGGACACCGGCCCGCGCGCACGGGGCTGCTCGCCGCCTCACCGCTCGTGGCCGCACCCGGCATCACACGGCCTGGTCCAAGCCGACGACGTTCAGATCCCCTTCGCGCAGCAGGGTGAAGTCGACGTCGAGCTTCGGGTCGTACGCGTCGGGTTCGATGCCGAGTTCGTGCGTGCTGTACTCGCCGAACCGTTTGATGTGCTCGGTCAGGCACGGCGAGATATGGGCCAGGCCCTCAGGTCGATCTCCCATCCCTCTTCCAGGAGCCGGCGGACGATCTCGGAGATGTCCAGGGCATTGTGGAAGATCACCGCCCCTTCTTCCCTGGGGCCGCGCGGACGCGCACAGGGGAGACACGTCCGCGCGGCTGTCCTCGGGGACCGGGCGTCAGCTCGTCGCGCGCACCGCGTCGCGGATCAGGTCCGCGACCTCCTGCGGCCGGGACACGGCGACGGCGTGCGAGGCGCCTTCGAGCTCGACGATCGTCGCCCCGGCCCGCTTGGCGCCGAAGCGCTCGACCTCGGGGTTGATCGCCTCGTCCGCGCCGGCGATCAGCGCCCAGGACGGCTTGGTCTTCCAGGCCGCCGCGGCGGCGGTCTCCTCGAACGCGGCGGCGGCCAGCGGGCGTTGCGCCGCGGCGAGGATCTTGGTGACGTCGGCGGGCACGTCGGCGGCGAACACCGACGGGAAGGCGTCCTCGGCGATGGTGACCTCGACGGCCGGGTCGCCGCCGGGCACCGGGTACGTCCACTCCTTGAGGTTGCTCACCAGCGGCGAGAGCGGGAAGCGGCCCTGCAGCTCGCCGAGGCTCTCACCCTCCTCCAGGGCGTAGGCGGCGACGTAGACGAGGCCGACGACGTTCTCCGTGGTACCGGCGACGGTGATGAGGGCGCCGCCGTAGGAGTGGCCGACCAGGATCACCGGGCCGTCGATCTGGGCGGCGACCGAGGCGACGTACGCGGCGTCGGAGGCGAGGCCGCGCAGCGGGTTCGGCGGGGC
Coding sequences within it:
- a CDS encoding HelD family protein, whose translation is MLKAPAESAGEAYEREIAAERLAKEIGRLEGAEKGLAFGRIDWTDGTVLRIGRIGLHTEEDDLPLLVDWRANAARPFYEATPVHPMDLRRRRHLRLDERTVISVSDELLDGTAPTDEDVVGDGPLTEALSARRTGRMHAAVATLQAEQDEIVRSAHRGVTVVQGGPGTGKTVVALHRAAYVLYAFPRAAEEGVLVVGPNARFLDYISQVLPSLGENDVVLATCRELAGVSTDTVDPFDTARLKGSSDLADALAGLLRVHQAPAGDFTVRVGQELVHLSGEEVATARDAAVAAAPGHNPARKVFRELLVDAVTDAMQRDMGDLLEQIDADAERMTGINLDRFTGVAQRRAEGAADSGPVHELDLDAIRADLLDDAGVDRAVDVLWPRLVPGDLVKALLTNAGALAERLPRLTAQERSLLLRGPDDPWTDADVPLLDEAASLVDGPPERTYGHVVVDEAQELTAMQWRMIVRRCPARAMTLVGDFAQAGPVATARDWKEALSPHVGPRFKLHNLTVSYRTTQEILESVRDLLTRIAPDQKPTRSLRSGESPRTVTTPPDGLVTAVVQELRAQSTAHPGELLGVICADTKVSELTAQGIAHHARIVPASEARGLEFDGVVVMNPEEIVTARRGGERDLYVALTRATKRLCTITVQPA
- a CDS encoding recombinase family protein, which encodes MANLVYKRVSTDQQSTDRQNLVLDEAGIEAPVVFEEQAGTSSRLHPLERPKSGELLAYARPGDAVHISEMFRLVRGTGHILDVLDVLHRDRLALRIHDGAFSAMDLTARHPHTGELLSTVKFMVQTLAAAGELQRDLRRELAYDGLRAAEVKGNKGGRRPAVPATNADGVRTAYLEGRSVAARARGHDVSRGAIRTAVADLLPEYTAVDPGAPAPEPAVALDMPGKVADFLRAAELEPARDAGRSPLARSRRAARSSSVRPPPCPKGTPLLI
- a CDS encoding discoidin domain-containing protein; the protein is MTGRPYRRRRDLTVVSLLLLVLATILGPTPSSAAGAQWWTPTARPAPDSQIDVTGEPFTGTDSAGEVRGFVDAHNHLFSNEAFGGRLICGKVFSEAGVADALKDCPEHYPDGTLALFDYITHGGDGKHDPIGWPTFKDWPAYDSMTHQANYYAWVERAWRGGQRVLVNDLVTNGMICSIYPFKDRSCDEMTSIRLQAKLTYDLQAYIDKMYGGTGKGWFRIVLDSAQAREVIKQGKLAVVLGVETSEPFGCKQILDIAQCGKSDIDKGLDELYALGVRSMFLCHKFDNALCGVRFDEGGLGTAINVGQFLSTGTFWQTEKCTGPQHDNPIGTAASKAESDLPAGTEVPSYDADAQCNTRGLTALGEYAVRGMMKRKMMLEIDHMSVKATGQALDIFEAASYPGVLSSHSWMDLNWTERVYSLGGFVAQYMHGSEAFAAEAKRTDALRGKYDVGYGFGTDFNGIGDHPAPRGADAANKVTYPFKSVDGGSVIDKQTVGSRTFDFNTDGGANVGLIPDWIEDIRLVGGQDVVNDLFRGAESYLDTWGTTEQHQASVDLAKGRTATASSSESNPFTSYQPGRAVDGDDDTRWASDWSDDQWWQVDLGSTNLVSRVTLDWERAYGKSYRVELSTDGTSWQTAWSTTSGDGGLDTAVFTGTPARYVRVHGLDRGTDWGYSLYEVGVHSA
- a CDS encoding alpha/beta fold hydrolase, whose product is MTTTTPTVVLIHGAFADAASWSGVIAELQGHGIPVVAPPNPLRGLASDAAYVASVAAQIDGPVILVGHSYGGALITVAGTTENVVGLVYVAAYALEEGESLGELQGRFPLSPLVSNLKEWTYPVPGGDPAVEVTIAEDAFPSVFAADVPADVTKILAAAQRPLAAAAFEETAAAAAWKTKPSWALIAGADEAINPEVERFGAKRAGATIVELEGASHAVAVSRPQEVADLIRDAVRATS
- a CDS encoding TetR/AcrR family transcriptional regulator; its protein translation is MARMPSAQRRRQLTEAAIRAMARDGVPKTTTRSIAAEAGVSLSVFHYCFESKQALVESVITTLTGHSVSVVKEAIRPRSTLEETVGAGFQAYWDHVRAHPDEHMLTYELTQYALRQPGFEHLARRQYESYEEAYAELIEELCRSMDLRLGVPVPVLARYLAAMTDGLTLNYLVLGDAAAWTDILDTVTAHIAGLVTADVTGREANRPG
- a CDS encoding flavin monoamine oxidase family protein: MDTSRASVTPASADPAPADPASPAPGPLSRRRFAAATATTAAALTVAAPATALPQRPTRPPKSTSDWATCLAVARALLVVDEDDRPLVPGYQKVLAGGLPRAKTKTAKKVLVVGAGPAGLVAAWLLKRAGHHVTLVEANGNRVGGRIKTFRTGGHEHAAQAFADARQYAEAGAMRIPGSHPLVMGLIDRLGVKRRRFHLVDVDAQGKPVNNAWLHVNGVRVRRSEYARSPRKVNRSFGVPRKYWDTPSGTILREALDPVRNEFSTLGSDGKRVDKPLPERVRGWARVVQRFGDWSMYRFLTEEAGLDERTIDLVGTLENLTSRLPLSFIHSFISASLISPDTEFWELVGGTATLPDALLKEVADVLRLDRRATHIEYWAPDRHGNDNTSHVRADGPHVWIDTVSEGRGGTVVREEFTADLAIVTVPFSGLRQVQVSPLMSYKKRRAVAELHYDSATKVLLEFSRRWWEFTEADWKRELNAVRPGLYEDYRSGKAPADGSLLGVHPSVPSGHITPGQRVHYAANRWATRDQPEAAHIVGGGSVSDNSNRFMINPSHPVDGSEGGVVLASYSWADDASRWDSLDDDARYPHALRGLQQVYGQRVEVFYTGAGRTQSWLRDPYAYGEASVLLPGQHTELLTAIRTAEGPLHFAGDHTSVKPSWIEGALESGVRAALEAHLA